From Slackia heliotrinireducens DSM 20476:
TCGCGCCGAGATGGAAGTCACCAATGGCGTTGTCACCGACGCTTGGGTGTCTGGCGGATCCTTCCGCGGCATGGAGCTCGTTGTTCGCAATCGCCGTCCTGAAGATGCTGCCCAGATCGTCCAGCGCATTTGCGGTGTTTGCCCCGTTTCTCACGCGCACGCGTCTACCATCGCTGCCGAGAGGGCTTACGGCATCACCATTCCGAACAATGCCCGCATCATCCGTAACATGCTGGAGGGCGCTCAGTTCCTGCACAGCCACATCCTGTGGTTCTACAACCTGGCCGGTCTCGACTACGTCAACCCGATCAACGCCCTGAAGGCCAAGATCGGCGACACGTATGACCTGGCCGAGCAGCTGGGTACCGAAGGTGCCGATTTCGCCGGTCTGCAGGACCGCCTGAAGGCGTTCGCAGACAACGGCCAGCTGTCCATCTTCTCCGGCAACTGGTTCGACACCGGCGAGTACAACCTGACTCCCGAAGCCGACCTTATCCTGACCGCCCATTACCTGGAGGCCCTCGAGATGCAGGCTGCTGCATCCCGCATCTCCGGCATCCTCGGCGGCAAGATGCCCCACGTCATGACGCTGGTTCCCGGCGGCACCATGTTCGTGCCCACGGCTGAGAACCTGGATGACCTCAAGGGCCTCATCGATAAGATCTACAACTGGGTGTATGCAACCCTGCTGCCCGACACGCTTGCTGTCGCGCAGTTCTATCCCGAGGCCGCCACGTTCGGCCAGGGCGTCGGCCGCTACGGCGCCTGGGGCGTGTTCGAGGCTCCTTCCTTCGAGTACAACGAGCGCTACCTGCCCGCTGGCATCCTCGAGGCCGACGGCACCCTCAACGACATCGACGAGTCCAAGATCACCGAATACGTCGGTCACTCCTGGTACGAGGGCGACAAGGACCTGCCGCCGTTCGAGCAGGGCGTTCACCCCGCGTACACGGAATACAACGTCGAAGACCGTTACACCTGGAACAAGTGCCCGCGTTACGACGGCAAGCCGCTGGAAGCCGGCGGTCTGTCCCGTCTGCTGGTCGCCTACAAGCGCGGCGTCCCGTTCGTCGTCGAGTACGTCGACCAGGTCATCACGGCGTTGGGTGGCAAGAAGGGCGATTACTCCATCCTGCAGAACACCCTGGGCCGTACCGCTGCCCGTCAGATCGAGACCATGTACATCGCTCAGCTCATGAAGGATTGGCTGAACGAGCTGGTCGAGGGCCTCAAGGGCGGCGACTCCACGTTCTTCGTGGATCACGACGCCAAGCAGGGCGAAGGCACGGGCTTCTGGGAAGCTCCGCGCGGCGCTCTGTATCACTCCGAGAAAGTCAAGAAGGGCCTGGTCGACGATTACCAGATCATCATTCCGACGACCTGGAACATCGCTCCTCTGGATCCCGACGGAAACCACGGCCCGATGGAGCAGGCGCTCATCGGCGTGCCTGTGGCCGACGTCGAGAAGCCTATCAACGCTCTTCGTACGGTTCACAGCTTCGACCCCTGCACCGCTTGCGCAGTTCACGTGGTCGAGCCTGCGACCGGCAAGTCCTTCCAGACCGTTACCAGCCCTTGGGGGGTGAAGTAAGATGGCGCATCTCGCACACTATAAGGAAGCGCATCCGCTGCCGTTCCGTATCACCCACTGGATCAACCTGGTCGCGATGATCGTGCTGATCTTCTCTGGTTGCATCATCCACTTCCCGTTCATTCCGGGCATCATGGGTGTGTGCCGTGGTCTGCACATCTTCTTCGGCTTCGTGCTGTTCATCAACTGCCTGGTCCGCGTCATCCTGGCGTTCGTGGTCGAGTCCGCGCCTACCGCCGGCACCCGTAAGACCGTCAGGACTACAAGACCTGGCTGCCGCAGGCCGACAATAAGCACCAGGGTCCCGAGTGGATCAAGTACTACCTGTTCATGCGTAAGACCCATCCGCTGTCGGCAAAGCTCGGCGTGCCTCAGAAGATTTCCTACCTGCTGATCCCCATCCTGATCATCGCCATGTTCATCACGGGTATCTGCATCTGGACTCCGACGGCCTCCTTTGGCTTCTGCCAGGCCCTGCTCAACGGCATCGGCGGCCCCATGAACATGCGTATCCTGCATTACTTCTTGATGTTCGGCTTCCTGATCTTCATGTGCATCCACATCTATCTGGCCAACATCGAGGGTCTCGCTCCTTCGAAGCTCATGTTCTTCGGTAAGGAGCATGGCGGTCTGACCTACGACCCCGACCGCCACGTCATCGACGGCGAGGACGCCCTGGAAGCATAGGCTTTCACGTCCCGCATCTTGATGCATCGGAAGGCACCCCTCGGGGTGCCTTCCTTGTTTCGTGCCCCTGAGGGACAACGGGGGACAACGGGGACGTAGCCCTTTGTCCCGTTTTCATTTTCCTACAGTCAACCAACGTAGGCATGCTAGGCACTCCCGAGCAGTCGGCCGCCGTGCTGTGCAAAAGGCTATAATGGCGGAGCCAAACAATGATCAGCCCAGGTGCCCATCCGGTCCATTGTTTGGCGACGATCCCGATCGGATGGGCGCCTGGGCGGATGGGATACCGCCATGTCCACCCGTACGAACCCGTTCGCGAAGCGGGTCAACGCCCTCGATGAGGGCGATTTCGCGCTCTTGCAAGAGGCCGTCGAGACGAGAAGGTGCCGCGAGTCCGTCGGCGTCGGAGATTACGACGAGGCTGCCGACGAGTGGAGGCCCCGGCCCCCGTGCCCGAGATGCGGTTCCGGCGAGACCGTCGGCCGAGGCCGCACGGGTGCCGGCCGCAGGTTCTGGGAATGCCGCGACTGCGGTCGCAAGTACACGTCGTTGGCCGGCACGATATTCGAATCCTCGAAGAAG
This genomic window contains:
- a CDS encoding nickel-dependent hydrogenase large subunit, translating into MTRSVIDPITRIEGHLRAEMEVTNGVVTDAWVSGGSFRGMELVVRNRRPEDAAQIVQRICGVCPVSHAHASTIAAERAYGITIPNNARIIRNMLEGAQFLHSHILWFYNLAGLDYVNPINALKAKIGDTYDLAEQLGTEGADFAGLQDRLKAFADNGQLSIFSGNWFDTGEYNLTPEADLILTAHYLEALEMQAAASRISGILGGKMPHVMTLVPGGTMFVPTAENLDDLKGLIDKIYNWVYATLLPDTLAVAQFYPEAATFGQGVGRYGAWGVFEAPSFEYNERYLPAGILEADGTLNDIDESKITEYVGHSWYEGDKDLPPFEQGVHPAYTEYNVEDRYTWNKCPRYDGKPLEAGGLSRLLVAYKRGVPFVVEYVDQVITALGGKKGDYSILQNTLGRTAARQIETMYIAQLMKDWLNELVEGLKGGDSTFFVDHDAKQGEGTGFWEAPRGALYHSEKVKKGLVDDYQIIIPTTWNIAPLDPDGNHGPMEQALIGVPVADVEKPINALRTVHSFDPCTACAVHVVEPATGKSFQTVTSPWGVK
- a CDS encoding cytochrome b/b6 domain-containing protein, translated to MIVLIFSGCIIHFPFIPGIMGVCRGLHIFFGFVLFINCLVRVILAFVVESAPTAGTRKTVRTTRPGCRRPTISTRVPSGSSTTCSCVRPIRCRQSSACLRRFPTC
- a CDS encoding cytochrome b/b6 domain-containing protein, producing the protein MRKTHPLSAKLGVPQKISYLLIPILIIAMFITGICIWTPTASFGFCQALLNGIGGPMNMRILHYFLMFGFLIFMCIHIYLANIEGLAPSKLMFFGKEHGGLTYDPDRHVIDGEDALEA